Part of the Aquimarina sp. MAR_2010_214 genome is shown below.
TGACACTCAGGGTAATGTGATTGCTACCTATAAGCATCATAAAGGGCAATCTACTTATCAACCTGCTGTAGGTCATATCCCTTCGGATTATGAATTATATCAGGAGTTTAAGCTTGAAGCAGGAAAACCAATAGAAGTGCAACGCAAAGACGGGCTTCCTATCGCGATCTTATGGGATACAACACATACCTATGTTTTGGCACAATTGATAGGAGTCACCAAAACTGAATTGGAAGGAGTTAGCGGAGCTGTTAATTTAAAAACGACAACCGATAGTCAGCTCAATACACTCTATAGTAATTTACGAAATACTTTTACAAATGGGCAGATCACCACTTTTATTCATGAACCGCTAAAAGGAGTGGTGCAGGCTACCGATGCCAGGGGATATACTACCCAATATGATTATGACGGTCTGAGCCGATTGATATCGGTAAAAGATGCCGATAACCATCTGATCTCAGAGAATAAGTACCATTATAAAAACCAACAGTAAGCACTACAGAAAATGAAAAATATAAAGTTAAAAAATATTGTATTCCTTGCCACTTTGTTTTGTGTTCTACAAGGATATGCCCAAGTACCTATTGGTGATGGGAATGGAAATAATGCTTATTTTCGAGATGGTGATGGCGATGGATATGGTAATCCTAACCAACGTGTTGTGCAAAGTACACAGCCTTCGGGTTATGTAACCAATAACCTGGATCGTGATGACGGTAATGCTTTAATTACCAATGTAGCCCCTAAATATTTCTATAGAGATGGCGATGGCGATGGGTTTGGCAACCCAAACAATAAGAAGTATCAAAGTGCTCGACCTTCAGGATATATACTCTCTTCGGGAGATTGTAACGATGGTAATGCAAGTTTACATCCCAATACGGTATGGTACCGTGATGGTGATGGAGATACCTGGGGAAATCCTGGTGTAACCAAAAAGCAATGTGCTCAACCCTCGGGTTATATTCTTAGAGCAGGAGATTATGATGATGGTACTGGACTGATCATTAATATCGCACCCAAGAACTTCTATCGTGATGTCGATGGAGACAGTTTTGGAAACCCTAATGTTAAAACCTATCGTAGTATTCAGCCTTCGGGTTATGTAACCAAGAGTGGTGATTGTTATGATAATGATCCTGCGATACACCCCAATACGATCTGGTATCGTGATGTCGATGGTGATGACTGGGGGAGCGATCAAGGTATAGGTAATGATGACCCTCCGACATTACAACAGTGTGAACAACCTATAGGATATGCTATTAAGAAGGGTGATTGTAATGATTACAATGAAAACATGCATCCGGAAACCGTTTGGTATAAGAACGGTGATGGCGATGGTTTTGCAGAGACAACTACAATTCAGTGTGTAAGCCCAGGAACAGGGTATACCTATGAAGTGTTACCCTTAGGAGATTGTAATGATGGTAATGCTGCGATACACCCTAATACAGTTTGGTATAAAAATAGTGATGGCGATGGTTTTGCAGAAACAACAAAAACTCAGTGTGCTAATCCGGGGTTAGGTTACAGCTTAACAGTAAAACCTTTAGGGGATTGTAATGATGGTAACGCTGCAATACATCCTAATACGGTTTGGTATAAAAATAGCGATGGCGATGGTTTTGCAGAAACAACGAGAACTCAGTGTACCAATCCCGGAGTAGGTTACAGCCTAACAGTAAAACCCCTGGGGGATTGTAATGATAATGATGCAACGATCCACCCTAATACAGAATGGTATGCAGATACTGAAGGTGATGGTTTTGGAGATCCAAATACTACCAAAAAACAATGTGGACAACCTACGGGATATGTATTGAATAATAATGATCAATGTCCGGAAGAATCAGGAACACAACAAGGGTGTGTTTTTTCTAATGAGAATTATGTCTTTACAAGGGCGTATCAAGAACCTATGACCTCACCAGGTCAGATAGGCGATAGCAAAGATGTGATTGAGAGTATCACCTATTTTGATGGTTTGGGAAGATCGATCCAGCAAACAGCTATTATGGCTTCACCAAATGAAAAGGATATCATCACCCATATCGAATATGATGCCTATGGCAGGCAGTCGAAACAATACCTGCCTTTTGAATCAACCAATACAACGGGGAGCTATAAAACAGTAAGTATTACTGATGATATCAACCCATACTATAAAGCTAGGTATCCAAAGGATTTTATAGATGTAGATGCAAACCATCAAGGTTTTAATGCGTATTCAGAAAGCGTGTTCGAAGCTTCTCCTCTTAATCGAGTGTTAGAACAGGGAGCTCCAGGAAAATCCTGGAAAGCCGATAAAGAAATCGATATCGATCATACTATCAAATTTGAATATAGCGGTAATACAGCGGCAGAGCATATAGTTTACTTTAAGGTGAGTTTTGCAAATCCTGATAATACAGCAACACCTACTTTAACAAAAGTAAGGAGTTATGTTTCTGGAGAACTTTTTGTCACCATCACCAAAGATGAGAACTGGACTCCGACGGATGGGAATCTACATACCACCCGAGAGTATAAAGACAAACAAGGACAGGTCGTATTAAAGAGAACCTATGCTTCGACAAGCTCAGCAACAGGAGCACCGAGCGTAGTCGAGGCACATGACACGTATTATGTATATGATAAATATGGTAACCTTACTTATGTGATTCCACCCAAAGTAACTACTGCTGATGGTATCTCTGCTACTGAGCTTGCCGAATTGTGCTATCAGTACACATATGATTACCGTAACCGATTGATCGAAAAGAAGATTCCTAGTAAAGATTGGGAGTCTATTGTATATAACAAACTAGATCAACCGATCTTAACTCAGGATGCAAACCTAAAAGCAGACAATACCTGGCTCTTTACCAAATATGATGCTTTTGGAAGAGTAGCCTACACTGGTAAAATCAGTATCACAGGAAAAGATCGCAAACAACTACAAACCGAAGCAAATGCCTATGTAGATGAGCTATGGGTAACCAGAGGAGTTAGGGTTAGCATCGGAGGAGTAGATATGTACTATACTGATGGTGGTTATCCAAAAGCACTTGCAGGTGAAGTATTAAGTATTACTTACTATGATGATTATGGATTTTTGGGAGCTACTCCACAGCAAGCTTTTATAAAGCCGAATACTATTTATGGTGAAGCAGTTTCAGATCAAACCAAAACATTGGCAACCGGAAGTTTAGTAAAAATACTAGATACCTCATATTGGACAACTACAGTTACCTATTATGATAAAAAAGCAAGGCCGATTTATATCGCCAGTAAAAATGAATATCTCAACACTACTGATATTATAGAGAGCAAGCTTGATTTTGTAGGTAAAGTAGAAGAAACCAAAACCAGCCATACCAAAGACAGCAACGCTGCAATTGTAACGATAGATACATTTACTTATGATCATATGGGTAGACTAAAAGAGCAAACCCAAAAGATCAATACCCAAACCCCAGAAGTTATTGTGGCTAATACCTATGACAACTTAGGACAATTGAAATCTAAGACTACAGGAGGAGGATTGCAAGAGATAGATTACACCTATAATGTACGAGGTTGGCTGACTAAGATTAACGATCCTAATACTGCTCTTGGAAACAAACTGTTTGCTTTTGGGATTAATTACAATACCCCACAACACGGGGCTACCGCATTGTTTAATGGTAATATTGCAGAAACAAAGTGGAAAACTGCCAATGATAATGTAGAGCGATATTACAAATATGGGTACGATGCGCTAAACCGAATCACTAGTGGGAGTAGTAAAGACAATAACTACAACTTAAGTGATGTTACCTATGATAAGATGGGTAATATTATGAGTCTTACTCGTAGTGGTTTTCAGAACTCAAGCACATTTACGGGTATGGATATATTGGGATATACCTATGACAGTGGTAATAAGCTACAAAAAGTAACCGATACCGGTAATAAAGGATATGGATTTAAGGATGGTATCAACACCACTGGTAATGATTATGCGTATGATACTAGTGGGAACATGATCAAAGATCAAAACAAAGGGATTACAGGGATTACTTACAATCATTTAAATCTGCCTAAAACAGTTACCATAAATAATGCAGATCATACCGGAAATATTACCTATATTTACGATGCCACTGGAGTGAAATTAAAGAAGATCACAACAGAGGGAAGTTCATTAACAACAGAGTATGCCGGTAATTACATCTATAAAAATGGTAATCTAGAGTTCTTTAACCATCCTGAAGGGTATGTAGAGAAAGAAGCAGATGGGTATAAATATGTATACCAGTTTAAAGACCATCTGGGGAATATTAGGTTATCCTATAAAGATGCTGACAAGAATGGCTCTATCTCTCAAAGTGAGATTATAGAAGAGAAGAATTATTATCCTTTCGGTATGACTCATTCTGGATATAATAGTATACTACGAGGAAGAAATCATAATTATGGTTTTGGTGGGAAAGAAGAACAATCAGAACTTAGTCTAGAATGGTTAGATTTCTCAGCAAGAAACTATGATTCTGCATTAGGTAGGTGGATGAACATTGATCCATTGGCAGAAGCCTACTATGAGTGGTCTCCATATAATTATTCATATAATAGTCCTTTGAAATTTACTGACCCTACTGGTATGGGACCAGAGGATTGGGTTGACAAAAATGGTAATCTTGTTTATGACCCAAGTTTAAATGATGGCAAAGGAGGTTTTACTGAACACGCTACGAATACCGATAAAAATATAGCGAGATCGCTAAGACAAACAGAAGAAGGAGAAGCTCAATTTCAAGAATTAGTAACTTCTGAAGCCCAAATACAAGTTGAGTTAGACTCAGACTCACCCATAAAGACAGATAAGAAAACTGGCAATGTTATTGCTGGAGAAACAAATAACAGCGAGGTTGAACAAGACTTAAAAACGGGAGATGTTAAAGTTTTAAAGTCAAAAATAGTTTTATTTGAAAAAACTATTGATGCAGTTGTAGATGCTACCGAAAACCAAACGGTCGAAGTTGGAGGAGAATCAATAAATGGTTTAAACTTTAGTGAGGTTTTAGGTTCCGTTTTTGGTCACGAAATTGAACATACTACAAATGAAAATGAAAAAACGGCTAGAACAAATGGTAATACAGAAACTAAGCCTGTGCAAATTCAAGTCAAGATAATACAACAATTAAAAAAGAATAAAAAGAATTAAAATGATGAAGAATATTGTAAAAATGATTTGCTTGTTATTTGTATTAAGTGGTACATCTAATGCTCAGGATAGTGATATTAACTTATCAAATAATTTAAAAAAAGATATTGCTGAATTTTTAATATCTAAGGATGTTTTAAAAGAGACAGAAGATATAACAAGGTATTTTAAAACCATCTATATCACCAATTTAAATAATAATGATTTTAAAATTGATGAAGAAATAGGTGTATATGCTGTTGGAGCTTCTATAAGTCATACACCAACTTTTTTATTGTTACAAAATAAAAATCAATATGATATCTATGAAATAAACAACCTTAAATCACTTCTAAATAAAGTATTAGAATTATTAGAGAAAAAAGAAGATTTAGAGGATCAAACTATTGTTAATTATATCAATAATATATTTAAAGCATACAATAATAATCTAGCAAAATCACAACAAGGTTTTGTGATTAAATAAAAACGGATGCTCTACGAATGTCTCTGACTTCGTAACGGTAAGAGTAAAATAAATGATAAGAAACAGTCATCTAGAAATAGGTGGCTGTTTTTTTATTGTGCTAGTTTTTGAGTAAGGTCTGCTTTAAGTACAAATGCAGATAGAAAATCTTTTACGGTCTCTTTTTGTTTATCAGAAAGGTTCTGTGCTTTATTAAAAAGACTTAGTAAATCTTGGTCGTCAATAGTTGTTTGTGCCTTATTCTCTCCATGAACTAATCGATCTAATGACACTTCTAATATATCAGCCATCCTATTGGCAACTTCTAGAGAAGGTATAGAAATATTACGCTCATACTTAGAAAGGTTCGTTACATGTACTCCTACCTTTTTGGCAAAAGCTTCTTGTGAAAACCCTTTTTGACTTCTTAACTCTTTAAGATTATTACTAAAACTATCCATAGTCTAAACACTAGTTAAAAGCACTATATATACTTATAATGCTGTACAAATCTACAAATCATATAGCGAATAATATCTATGACATGTAAAAAACATATCGAAAAGGATTAGTTAAATAAATCAAATTCGCTATGTTTGTAATCGAAAACGATTAGTAAAAACTTTTCAACAATGTTAGACACCACCAACCCACATAACTACAGTTACATCACAAAACAGTTAGAAATCCACATTCTAGGAGGTATTAAGTTTAATAATCTAGAACGTATGCGAGTTACACTAAGCATACAGAAACCAGAAAATCACAATGTGTTGCGTCATAGTATTGATTTATATAATGATAATACAATAGAGAGATTAGTTAGAAAAGTGGCAGAACGTATAGAAATAGGTACATCAATAGTGAGGCAGTGCCTCCAAGAGCTTACCGCAGCACTAGAGCAATACCGTATCGATCAGATTAATAAAGAGCAAGAAGTTCCTGTACTTAAATCATTATCTAATAAAGAACTGCAAGCCGCAGAAACCTTTTTGCGAAACAAAGACTTACTAAAAAACACCAATGAACTCATCGGTAAATCTGGTGTGATTGGTGAAGAAACTAACCGATTATTAATGTACCTGATCTTTACGAGCCGTAAAACATCAAATCCATTACATTGTATCAGTCTTGGTAGTTCGGGAGTTGGCAAAACACACCTGCAATCTAAAGTAGCAGAATTAATCCCTGATGAAGATAAAGTAGAAATCACAGTATTATCGGCAAATGCCTTTTACTATTTTAATAGAACAGAATTACAACACAAGTTAATCTTAATCGAGGATCTGGACGGAGCAGAAAGTGTACTCTACCCATTACGGGAGTTACAATCTAAAAAGAGGATTACCAAAACAGTAGTTCATAAAGACAAAAAAGGAACAACCAAAACTATACACCTTACTGTAGAAGGTCCTGTATCTGTTGCAGGATGTACTACTCAGGAATCTATTTATGAGGACAACAGCAACAGGAGTTTCCTGCTCTATATCGATGAATCTAGTGAGCAGGATAAAAAGATCATGCACTACCAGCGCGCCGAGTCGGCGGGACGAGTAAATAAACAAGAGGAGTTTATCGCAGCTAGGTTTTTACGAGATGTACAACGAATCTTAAAACCTATCAAAGTGATCAATCCATATGCAGAATACTTAGAGCTTCCCGAATCTGTATTTAAACCTAGAAGAACCAATAGCCACTATTTACAATTTATAGAAGCTGTTACTTTTTATTGCCAGTATCAAAGAGAGCGTAAATATGATAAGCAAACGGGCGAAGAATATATAGAAACTACCATCGAAGATATACAAGAAGCCAACGAAATTATCAAAGAGGTTTTACTACGTAAAAGTGATACCATAACAGGAGCGGTACGAAACCACCTAGAAAGGCTCAAAGCCTACTTAAAAGAAAATACTCAAACTACGTTTACCAATACTGAAATCCGAAGAAACCTACGGGTAAAAGAAACCACCCTACGCAGATACAATACACAATTACTGGAAGAAGGCTATATCAAACGGGTAAAGAAAGCTAAGACCAAAAGCTACTGTTTTGAGATTATAGATATCAATGAATATACAAACCTTAAAACCCAAATAGACAATGCATTAAATACTTGTCTGCATCGACTCGATACCGCCAGTTCGCCACCAAGTCGCCACCAAGTCGCCACACCCTAAATGGCGAGGTTAAAACAAAGAAAGCTAGTTAATTAACTACTTCTCGCCACTAAACCTTAAAAAACACATACCGTATGAAAAAATTAAAGCTACAAAACGATAGCTATAAGATACTATTGTCTGATTTTAAGGACTGGTTAGATATCTTAGGCTATAATGAAAAAGCAGTGTATTACACTCCCATCTTTATACAGGAGTTCTTCTATTGGTTAGAAAACCATGATATCCAACGTTTAGAACAAATTACTATCGATACTGTAAAAGCCTATTATAAATATTTAGGAGAACGCAGTAACCAACGTACAAGTGGAGGACTAAGCAAAGCCTATCTGAACAAACATCAAAATGCCCTTAGAAAGTTCAGGGAATACCTAAAAAAACATGGAGCCAGAACCTTTAAAATACATCTTCGCTTAGAAAAGAAAGAAAGTGCCATAAAAGATATCCTTACCCAGTCAGAGGTCAAACAACTCTTTGAAGTGACCAGTTACAGTAGTAAGTATCAGCGTACCCGATTAAGAGATAGAGCAATCCTTGTTATATTATACAGTTGTGGTTTACGCAGAAAAGAAGCCGTTAGCCTTGATATTGGTGATATCCTTTTTGATGCAGGACGTGTGTTTGTTAGACAAGGTAAAAACTATAAAGAACGTTACGTACCCATCAACAAACACAACTTACGAATCTTAGAAGATTATATCTACGAAGCACGCCCCATGTATAACGGTAGTCATGGTACAGAAGCTTTACTTATCAATAAATATGGTAACCGTATGCACGGTCAGGGTATGAGCAGAAGGTTACAGCATTTATTAACCCTTGTAGATGATCAAACCCTAAAGGAAAAACATATTACTCCACATTGTCTTAGGCATAGTATTGCAACCCATCTATTGCAACAAGGTATGCGTATAGAAGACATACAACAGTTCTTGGGCATAGTTCTTTAAAATCAACACAGATATACACACATTTACTCGAATTATTATGAAAGATTATTATACCTATTTAGAAGAATTACAGCATAGTGAGCAAACCATAAAAACCAACCTTTACAATATTAATAAACTGAAACAGTGGTGCAGATCAAAACGTACCAAACCAGAAAATCTAACCTACAAACAAGTACTTAACTATATCAACCACCTAAAAACTACGAATCAACCCCAAACCATCAATAGACATATTTGGGCAATCAAACATTATTGTACCTATCTGATAGAACAAGGGTATCGAACAGATAATATTGCAGATGATCTTAAAGTAAGAGGAGAACGTAAAAAGGTCTTCCACAACTTGCTTACTAGTGATGAACTCGAAGACCTGTTTTACAGTTATGAAACCGATAAGATATGGAAGGGTAATTTTTATTACAAAGCCACTGCAAAACGTAATAAAATGGTAGTAGGATTATTGGTCTACCAAGGAGTATTAAGCAATAACTTTAAATCGTTAGAAGTTGAGCATGTAGACTTACGCAAAGGAACTATCTATATCCCAAGTACTCGACGTAATGCATGGAGAAAGTTAGCCTTAAAACCCTGGCAGATTATAGAACTCAAAGAATATATAGAAGAAATACGACCTATCCTGCAAGATCACATAGGTACAAATGATGAAAAGCTGTTCCCTCTAAATACTCCACAGTTCAATACCATTTTACACCCGATCTTAAAAAAGCTAAAAACCTATAATCAAAAGGTCACTAACAATACTCATATCAGAGCAAGTGTTATTGTAAACTGGTTAGGACAATACAATATCAGGAAAGTACAACAAATGGCAGGACATAGGCATATTAACTCTACAGAATCTTACAAACAAGATAATTTAGAGAGTCTGCATGAAGCTATAGACAAGTTCCATCCAATACATTAAACTACAAAATCCATCCTTATGAAAATAGAACTTATCATTACCGACAAAGAAGAATTAAGTTATTTACAAAGTTCCTTAGCCGTAGCGATACATGAGTTAAGTGCATCAGAAAAAAACCATGAAGATAGTATTTATTGGTTATCACAAATCTTGCTTTTATCTTACGAGTAGTATAATAACCAAGTGTCTCCTTACAGTCGAAATATTATTATGGGCGCAGCAAGAAAAATGCTTTGCCCATAAGCTGTTATAAGGTGTTCCTTCGTCACGCCACAAGCTATTTTTTGTTATTCCACAAGTGCAGAAAAAGCACTTGCTCCATACCGTTCCAACTTCCTCATCTTCGGTCGTCAGTTTACACTACAAACAAATAGCCTTGCTCTGTTCCTCTCTCACCCGTAGCTACTTTTTTGCTTAAAAACGATAAAGAACGCTATCGCTGAATACTAAATTAAGCAAAACCGCTACTTCATGGGCTACGCCGCTTGGTCGCAACCTAGCCGATTATTTATGTTGAAGTTAATATCTGATAAAGCTGAAAACATAAAAATCGTCTGGCACACAAAACCGTTACACTCCTTTTTGTGTGTCGGTTGCTCCTCTCCGCTAGGCTCTCGCCTTGTTCTGCGTACACGCAGTTATCTTCAATCGCCAGATGGCTATGATTAATCTTGAAGCTGAAGGTCAGCCGCAACAGCAGTTGCGCACTTCAGCTTCAAGATCAATCGTTCTTACTCAGACGGTAAACTATTTTAGTAAAAAGCGGAATGCGGTGGGTGATGTAGTAGGTCTTCCGCTTTTTATTAAAATACTAGCCAAATGGCGACTGAATGCCACGCAAAGAGCATAAAAACAGCCTAAAATGCCTCTAAACCCTTCCAAATCACGTCTACGACACGATTATATAGGTGTAATATTATAATATCTTCCGTAAAAATAGCTCGTTAGAAGTCAGATTTTTTAATGATAGCAGCTTGTGCGCGGCTATTTTACATAGTTGCGTTATAGGCCCTGACGGCAGGAAGAGCGACTATAACTACCAATTATGTAAAGATAGCTTTGACTATGCGGCTGGCATTAACAGTAAATTACTATTTTAGCTTAGCAGAGGGATAGATGACAGGTAGAACGTTCTTATTTTTTGCTCAATAGCAAGGTAACCGTGTAAAAAAAGGGTATACCGCTTGTTTTTTTACGTAACTGATTATACAGGTAATTACATCTATAAAAATGGTAATCTAGAGTTCTTTAACCATCCTGAAGGGTATGTAGAGAAAGAAGCAGATGGGTATAAATATGTATACCAGTTTAAAGACCATCTGGGGAATATTAGGTTATCCTATAAAGATGCTGACAAGAATGGCTCTATCTCTCAAAGTGAGATTATAGAAGAGAAGAATTATTATCCTTTCGGTATGACTCATTCTGGATATAATAGTATACTACGAGGAAGAAATCATAATTATGGTTTTGGTGGGAAAGAAGAACAATCAGAACTTAGTCTAGAATGGTTAGATTTCTCAGCAAGAAACTATGATTCTGCATTAGGTAGGTGGATGAACATTGATCCATTGGCAGAAGCCTACTATGAGTGGTCTCCATATAATTATTCATATAATAGTCCTTTGAAATTTACTGACCCTACTGGTATGGGACCAGAGGATTGGGTTGACAAAAATGGTAATCTTGTTTATGACCCAAGTTTAAATGATGGCAAAGGAGGTTTTACTGAACACGCTACGAATACCGATAAAAATATAGCGAGATCGCTAAGACAAACAGAAGAAGGAGAAGCTCAATTTCAAGAATTAGTAACTTCTGAAGCCCAAATACAAGTTGAGTTAGACTCAGACTCACCCATAAAGACAGATAAGAAAACTGGCAATGTTATTGCTGGAGAAACAAATAACAGCGAGGTTGAACAAGACTTAAAAACGGGAGATGTTAAAGTTTTAAAGTCAAAAATAGTTTTATTTGAAAAAACTATTGATGCAGTTGTAGATGCTACCGAAAACCAAACGGTCGAAGTTGGAGGAGAATCAATAAATGGTTTAAACTTTAGTGAGGTTTTAGGTTCCGTTTTTGGTCACGAAATTGAACATACTACAAATGAAAATGAAAAAACGGCTAGAACAAATGGTAATACAGAAACTAAGCCTGTGCAAATTCAAGTCAAGATAATACAACAATTAAAAAAGAATAAAAAGAATTAAAATGATGAAGAATATTGTAAAAATGATTTGCTTGTTATTTGTATTAAGTGGTACATCTAATGCTCAGGATAGTGATATTAACTTATCAAATAATTTAAAAAAAGATATTGCTGAATTTTTAATATCTAAGGATGTTTTAAAAGAGACAGAAGATATAACAAGGTATTTTAAAACCATCTATATCACCAATTTAAATAATAATGATTTTAAAATTGATGAAGAAATAGGTGTATATGCTGTTGGAGCTTCTATAAGTCATACACCAACTTTTTTATTGTTACAAAATAAAAATCAATATGATATCTATGAAATAAACAACCTTAAATCACTTCTAAATAAAGTATTAGAATTATTAGAGAAAAAAGAAGATTTAGAGGATCAAACTATTGTTAATTATATCAATAATATATTTAAAGCATACAATAATAATCTAGCAAAATCACAACAAGGTTTTGTGATTAAATAAAAACGGATGCTCTACGAATGTCTCTGACTTCGTAACGGTAAGAGTAAAATAAATGATAAGAAACAGTCATCTAGAAATAGGTGGCTGTTTTTTTATTGTGCTAGTTTTTGAGTAAGGTCTGCTTTAAGTACAAATGCAGATAGAAAATCTTTTACGGTCTCTTTTTGTTTATCAGAAAGGTTCTGTGCTTTATTAAAAAGACTTAGTAAATCTTGGTCGTCAAT
Proteins encoded:
- a CDS encoding DUF6443 domain-containing protein; translation: MKNIKLKNIVFLATLFCVLQGYAQVPIGDGNGNNAYFRDGDGDGYGNPNQRVVQSTQPSGYVTNNLDRDDGNALITNVAPKYFYRDGDGDGFGNPNNKKYQSARPSGYILSSGDCNDGNASLHPNTVWYRDGDGDTWGNPGVTKKQCAQPSGYILRAGDYDDGTGLIINIAPKNFYRDVDGDSFGNPNVKTYRSIQPSGYVTKSGDCYDNDPAIHPNTIWYRDVDGDDWGSDQGIGNDDPPTLQQCEQPIGYAIKKGDCNDYNENMHPETVWYKNGDGDGFAETTTIQCVSPGTGYTYEVLPLGDCNDGNAAIHPNTVWYKNSDGDGFAETTKTQCANPGLGYSLTVKPLGDCNDGNAAIHPNTVWYKNSDGDGFAETTRTQCTNPGVGYSLTVKPLGDCNDNDATIHPNTEWYADTEGDGFGDPNTTKKQCGQPTGYVLNNNDQCPEESGTQQGCVFSNENYVFTRAYQEPMTSPGQIGDSKDVIESITYFDGLGRSIQQTAIMASPNEKDIITHIEYDAYGRQSKQYLPFESTNTTGSYKTVSITDDINPYYKARYPKDFIDVDANHQGFNAYSESVFEASPLNRVLEQGAPGKSWKADKEIDIDHTIKFEYSGNTAAEHIVYFKVSFANPDNTATPTLTKVRSYVSGELFVTITKDENWTPTDGNLHTTREYKDKQGQVVLKRTYASTSSATGAPSVVEAHDTYYVYDKYGNLTYVIPPKVTTADGISATELAELCYQYTYDYRNRLIEKKIPSKDWESIVYNKLDQPILTQDANLKADNTWLFTKYDAFGRVAYTGKISITGKDRKQLQTEANAYVDELWVTRGVRVSIGGVDMYYTDGGYPKALAGEVLSITYYDDYGFLGATPQQAFIKPNTIYGEAVSDQTKTLATGSLVKILDTSYWTTTVTYYDKKARPIYIASKNEYLNTTDIIESKLDFVGKVEETKTSHTKDSNAAIVTIDTFTYDHMGRLKEQTQKINTQTPEVIVANTYDNLGQLKSKTTGGGLQEIDYTYNVRGWLTKINDPNTALGNKLFAFGINYNTPQHGATALFNGNIAETKWKTANDNVERYYKYGYDALNRITSGSSKDNNYNLSDVTYDKMGNIMSLTRSGFQNSSTFTGMDILGYTYDSGNKLQKVTDTGNKGYGFKDGINTTGNDYAYDTSGNMIKDQNKGITGITYNHLNLPKTVTINNADHTGNITYIYDATGVKLKKITTEGSSLTTEYAGNYIYKNGNLEFFNHPEGYVEKEADGYKYVYQFKDHLGNIRLSYKDADKNGSISQSEIIEEKNYYPFGMTHSGYNSILRGRNHNYGFGGKEEQSELSLEWLDFSARNYDSALGRWMNIDPLAEAYYEWSPYNYSYNSPLKFTDPTGMGPEDWVDKNGNLVYDPSLNDGKGGFTEHATNTDKNIARSLRQTEEGEAQFQELVTSEAQIQVELDSDSPIKTDKKTGNVIAGETNNSEVEQDLKTGDVKVLKSKIVLFEKTIDAVVDATENQTVEVGGESINGLNFSEVLGSVFGHEIEHTTNENEKTARTNGNTETKPVQIQVKIIQQLKKNKKN
- a CDS encoding RHS repeat domain-containing protein: MFFYVTDYTGNYIYKNGNLEFFNHPEGYVEKEADGYKYVYQFKDHLGNIRLSYKDADKNGSISQSEIIEEKNYYPFGMTHSGYNSILRGRNHNYGFGGKEEQSELSLEWLDFSARNYDSALGRWMNIDPLAEAYYEWSPYNYSYNSPLKFTDPTGMGPEDWVDKNGNLVYDPSLNDGKGGFTEHATNTDKNIARSLRQTEEGEAQFQELVTSEAQIQVELDSDSPIKTDKKTGNVIAGETNNSEVEQDLKTGDVKVLKSKIVLFEKTIDAVVDATENQTVEVGGESINGLNFSEVLGSVFGHEIEHTTNENEKTARTNGNTETKPVQIQVKIIQQLKKNKKN
- a CDS encoding helix-turn-helix domain-containing protein, yielding MDSFSNNLKELRSQKGFSQEAFAKKVGVHVTNLSKYERNISIPSLEVANRMADILEVSLDRLVHGENKAQTTIDDQDLLSLFNKAQNLSDKQKETVKDFLSAFVLKADLTQKLAQ
- a CDS encoding tyrosine-type recombinase/integrase; protein product: MKKLKLQNDSYKILLSDFKDWLDILGYNEKAVYYTPIFIQEFFYWLENHDIQRLEQITIDTVKAYYKYLGERSNQRTSGGLSKAYLNKHQNALRKFREYLKKHGARTFKIHLRLEKKESAIKDILTQSEVKQLFEVTSYSSKYQRTRLRDRAILVILYSCGLRRKEAVSLDIGDILFDAGRVFVRQGKNYKERYVPINKHNLRILEDYIYEARPMYNGSHGTEALLINKYGNRMHGQGMSRRLQHLLTLVDDQTLKEKHITPHCLRHSIATHLLQQGMRIEDIQQFLGIVL
- a CDS encoding tyrosine-type recombinase/integrase; protein product: MKDYYTYLEELQHSEQTIKTNLYNINKLKQWCRSKRTKPENLTYKQVLNYINHLKTTNQPQTINRHIWAIKHYCTYLIEQGYRTDNIADDLKVRGERKKVFHNLLTSDELEDLFYSYETDKIWKGNFYYKATAKRNKMVVGLLVYQGVLSNNFKSLEVEHVDLRKGTIYIPSTRRNAWRKLALKPWQIIELKEYIEEIRPILQDHIGTNDEKLFPLNTPQFNTILHPILKKLKTYNQKVTNNTHIRASVIVNWLGQYNIRKVQQMAGHRHINSTESYKQDNLESLHEAIDKFHPIH